A window from Peromyscus eremicus chromosome 1, PerEre_H2_v1, whole genome shotgun sequence encodes these proteins:
- the LOC131904345 gene encoding interferon-induced transmembrane protein 3-like, which produces MVREDPGSRSTVVTINSDNVPVDYVTWSTFNTVFLNSCCLGFIAYIFSVKSRDRKMVGDMTGAQAYATTAKRLNISAVVVSIITLIIIIIVSSQKS; this is translated from the exons ATGGTCAGGGAGGACCCTGGCTCGAGATCCACCGTGGTTACCATCAACAGCGACAATGTCCCAGTGGATTATGTTACCTGGTCCACATTTAACACAGTGTTCCTGAACAGCTGCTGCCTGGGGTTCATTGCCTACATCTTCTCTGTGAAG TCCAGGGACAGGAAGATGGTGGGCGATATGACTGGGGCCCAGGCCTATGCTACAACTGCCAAACGACTGAACATCAGTGCTGTGGTCGTCTCCATCATCACACTGATCATAATTATCATCGTAAGCAGCCAAAAAAGTTAG
- the LOC131898693 gene encoding interferon-induced transmembrane protein 3 → MNHTSQAFVTAANGGHPPNYERIKEEYEVAELGAPHGSTSVRTTVINMPREVAVPDHVVWSLFNTLFLNFCCLGFIAYAYSVKSRDRKMVGDVTGAQAYASTAKCLNISALVLSILTVVITIVAVLCIVFSASRLYT, encoded by the exons ATGAACCACACTTCTCAAGCCTTCGTGACTGCCGCCAATGGGGGACATCCCCCAAACTACGAAAGAATCAAGGAAGAGTATGAGGTGGCTGAGCTGGGAGCACCCCATGGCTCAACTTCTGTCAGGACCACCGTGATCAACATGCCCAGAGAGGTCGCTGTGCCTGACCATGTGGTCTGGTCCCTCTTCAACACACTCTTCTTGAACTTTTGCTGCCTGGGTTTCATTGCCTATGCCTACTCTGTGAAG TCTAGGGACAGGAAGATGGTGGGTGATGTGACTGGAGCCCAGGCCTACGCCTCCACTGCCAAGTGCCTCAACATCAGCGCCCTGGTCCTCAGCATCCTCACGGTTGTTATTACCATCGTGGCTGTCCTCTGCATTGTTTTTTCTGCTAGTCGTCTTTACACTTAA